TTCTTTGAGGATTTTCCGCGCCACGTGCGCGCCGTCTTCGCCGGCGAGACGATTCTGGATTCGCGCGCGGGTAAACTATTGCACGAAACCAGCCTGCTGCCTCAATTGTATGTGCCGCGCGAGGACGTGCGCCTCGATCTGTGCGAAGCGACGGATCACGCCACGCACTGCCCGTACAAGGGCGCTGCGTCATACTGGTCGGTACGCCGCCAGAATCGCATCGCGGAGAATGCGGTGTGGACCTATCCGGAACCGAGCGACGCTGCTCCCTGGCTGCGCGGCTATCTCGCGGTTTACTGGGATACGATGGATACCTGGTTCGACGAGGACGAAGAGATTCAAGGGCATCTGCGGGATCCCTATCATCGGGTGGACGTGCGCGAAAGCAGCCGCCACGTGCGCGTTATCGTCGGAGGTCAGTTGGTGGCCGAGACCCGACGACCAAAGGTTTTGTCCGAGACCGGCCTGCCGAACCGGTTCTACATCGCGCCCGAGGACGTACGCCGCGACTCGCTGGAGCCGAGCGGGACGCGCACCGCGTGTCCTTACAAGGGCATTACCACCTATCGTACGGTCATGCTCGACGGACATCGCATAGTGGACGCGGCGTGGGTTTACGAGCAGCCACTGGAGAACGCGTTGAAGGTGCGCGATCATGTATGTTTTCTGGCGGGCGGCGTAAAAGTCGAGGTCGACGGCGACAAGGCTGCGTAGGCGCAAAGGCTGAAATGTCCGGGCAAATACGCATGCCAAAGGTCACGCTATAAGAATCTTCAAACTGGATCACCGGCGTTTTGCGGCCTGGATCATCCGCTACGGGTTAATTCTCGGCTACTTCGCCTGTCTCGCCGCGGCGCTGCTGTATCCGTTCCGGTTCGTGTCGCCGATTGTCGATAATGGCGTGCGCCAGATCCACGGCGCCGGAATTGAATTCGCAACGCCCGGCGTGGTGCGCTCCACGGCGCCGGCACAGAAGCTCGTTACCGCGCTCAAACGAGGCGCCGGCTTTTCCCTGGAAGTCTGGATGGCTGCCGGGCGCAACGAACCGCCCAGACACGCGCGGATTGTGTCCTGCTCGCGCGACATATTTGTGCGCAACTTTACCCTGGCGCAGCAGGACCGCGATCTGATCATGCGCCTGCGCACCACGCGCACGGATGCCAACGCGCTCAAGCCGTTCGTACAAGTCAGGAACGCATTCGCCACACAAAATATTCAGCATGTGGTCGTGACCTATGACTTCTCGCGGCAGCGTGTCTACATCGATGGCAGGCGGCGCTTCGACGCCGCGACGCCGGGTGGGGATTTCCGCAACTGGGACGGCGGCCACTATCTCGTGTTCGGCAACGAGCTGACAGGCCAGCGGCCCTGGCTCGGCAAGCTTTACGCTGTCACCTTGTGGAATCGCGCGCTACGCAGCGGCGAAATCGAGCGCCTGTTCGCGGCCGGGGCCGGAGTGCGTGAGTCGCAACGCGACGCGCCGGCTGCTTTCGATTTCAGTGGCACGCGCGCATCGCTGAAGGAGTGGCACGCGATGGCGCCAGCGCTTGAGATACCGCAGTACCTGATTCGAGGCACCGATGATTATCTGAAGTGGCCGCACGGCCGTGCGGCCTCGAGCGCAAGCGAGACGAGCGAAATCCTGGCCAATGTCGTGTTGTTCGTGCCGCTGGGTCTGCTGCTGTTTGCGCCAGCGCGGCGCCGGTTTGACGGCGTTCTGAAATGCGCCGCGGCTGTCGTGGCCATCGCCGCGCTGACCACCGTGAGTTTCGAGTCGATCCAGTATTTTTTGCCGGGACGTACCTCGTCGTTAATCGATGCGTTCGCCAACGCCGCGGGGTCCGCGCTGGGCGTTGCCCTCCACGCCTCGTATTCGCGTATTCGCTCGAAGTCCATGCCTCAATTTGGGTAATGCCGCTGCGATATTTTTCAATGAATGCAGTTTTTGCAGCAGGGTGAATTCGATACGCCCGCCAAGATATCGGTGTACTTGCCGAATGGGGCGGCGGCTTTAACCACTCTACATGGCCGTATGCGTTTAGTTGGCGTAGAAAATGCCTGTGTCCGTAAAACGCTCTTGACATTTTCAGGTGACTGATCGTATCAATCACCGCGTGACGCGGTACCTCCAACCGCACATTTTTTCGACCAGCCAAGTACCCGGAATCAATGCCCAGACGCATACATATAGTCGGCACTTCAGACCGCAGCGGCACGACCCTGATGATGCAATTGATGGTGAACTGTTTGGCTATCGACCGTTATTGCAGCCACGAGCGGCGTATCTATAAACGGGCCCCGCGCGATTACGAGATCTATTGTTCCAAGCATCCGTTGGATATTCTGGGTGCGCGCACCCTGCTTGCATTGGACCCTAATCTTTTCATGGTCTGTCTGGTGCGGGACCCGAGGGACGCCGTAGTCAGCAAGCACAATCGATTTCCGGATCGTTACTGGGGCATCAACTTTAGCAAATGGCGAACACACTATCAGCTCGCCAAGCGCCTGGCACCGCACCCTAGAGTTCTGGTCGTCGCATATGAATCGCTGGTTGATGATCCCGATAGACTCCAAAACGAGTTGATGGCCTGTATGCCATTTTTGCGGAA
The DNA window shown above is from Gammaproteobacteria bacterium and carries:
- a CDS encoding DUF427 domain-containing protein, yielding MSLTIAHGPLAGKPAATNYRIEGPARRLFFEDFPRHVRAVFAGETILDSRAGKLLHETSLLPQLYVPREDVRLDLCEATDHATHCPYKGAASYWSVRRQNRIAENAVWTYPEPSDAAPWLRGYLAVYWDTMDTWFDEDEEIQGHLRDPYHRVDVRESSRHVRVIVGGQLVAETRRPKVLSETGLPNRFYIAPEDVRRDSLEPSGTRTACPYKGITTYRTVMLDGHRIVDAAWVYEQPLENALKVRDHVCFLAGGVKVEVDGDKAA
- a CDS encoding sulfotransferase; translated protein: MPRRIHIVGTSDRSGTTLMMQLMVNCLAIDRYCSHERRIYKRAPRDYEIYCSKHPLDILGARTLLALDPNLFMVCLVRDPRDAVVSKHNRFPDRYWGINFSKWRTHYQLAKRLAPHPRVLVVAYESLVDDPDRLQNELMACMPFLRKRADFSQFHEVATPTSDRAERALGGVRPISTRSVGAWRSHKPRIVAQLAIHGDISDELIALGYERDRRWLHELAGIEADNGQSGNPDRRLPTTERNDRLTACVNIGLYALAKMKRRVVLTWRTWTPGTPR
- the vanZ gene encoding VanZ family protein; the protein is MRQIHGAGIEFATPGVVRSTAPAQKLVTALKRGAGFSLEVWMAAGRNEPPRHARIVSCSRDIFVRNFTLAQQDRDLIMRLRTTRTDANALKPFVQVRNAFATQNIQHVVVTYDFSRQRVYIDGRRRFDAATPGGDFRNWDGGHYLVFGNELTGQRPWLGKLYAVTLWNRALRSGEIERLFAAGAGVRESQRDAPAAFDFSGTRASLKEWHAMAPALEIPQYLIRGTDDYLKWPHGRAASSASETSEILANVVLFVPLGLLLFAPARRRFDGVLKCAAAVVAIAALTTVSFESIQYFLPGRTSSLIDAFANAAGSALGVALHASYSRIRSKSMPQFG